In the genome of Brachypodium distachyon strain Bd21 chromosome 3, Brachypodium_distachyon_v3.0, whole genome shotgun sequence, the window GCATTTTTGGATGGTGCAAAACCATCAGAGATATAAATAACATACTAATAGTACTAGCTAGATGCATGAGCTTTGCTAGGGATAAAAATGTACTCCATCcttcccatattaagtgtggCAACTTTATCTAGATATGCATATAACTACACATTAAAATACATATGAATATATGTATATTTGGTAAGTAGACAAAGTTacaacacttaatatgaaacagAGACAGTATAATGTTATATTAGGTTCAGCTTGACACCAAACCTTCACACACAGTGCCCCTCAGTCCACAACTGTATATATATCTAGCCGTGGCTCTGTGACACGTGACATATTCCAATTTTTGCAGTAGAGATGTAGGTGGTGGGAAGTGGTGAAAGACGTGGACTAACCACGAGTGGTGTTTCTTTAACATTCAGCATGCTTGTAAATTTtcatccagaaaaaaaaaatactttgtTTCTACTCTCTCCGGTCCACAACGAGTGTCAATGATTTAGTATAAGAGTCTTTCAACATTTAACaaacaactttgtactaagtctctgacacttattatggatgggagggagtagaagaaaaaaacaaatttcatGCTTCTGCATTAAGCTCAAAATGATTCTTTTACACGAGCATTTACCAAAGGCAGATATACTgacatgtatattttttttgtaacttttagattaagaaacaaaaaaaaacactcaaGAGGGCTGCGGTGCGGAATTACCAAGAACAACCACCCACTCTCATTAATTTATGGTAGTAAAGATCATTCGGAAAGCACAATTTTAGACTTCTAGTCATACCACTGAGACACCTCTCGATTATAGGCAGTACGAAGGCATCTAGTACGGAGGCACCGTAGATTCCACATCACGTGTGTCTCATTAATACAGACTATCCTTATGGTAGTAGATGAAGTATTTGTTGATAACGAGGTGTCAGTGGTGATGTCATTAATCTCAAGACTACATGATTCCGTTCTCTGCCCGCTTTGTATGAATGTGCGCGCATCATTGTAAGTGGTGTTTCAAGTAAAGGATATACACGATAGGTATAATTTAGGGAGACCTACCTGTCGGTGGCTGGTACTAGTGACATTTTTATTATACAGTTCTCCtcccttccgatccataaaggGTTGAGGTGACTTGCACGATCGTTGGTCTTACTGTTACAAGCTTAATTTAGGATAGATAGGTCAAGAATGACCTTTTGGGAATTCTCACAATTTTTTTCACCCTTTCACATTCCTAGCAGCTAAGCCAGCGATGTGTCCTGTGTGATCTCACATGTgttcttcttattcttttaTTCTCTTTTGGACAACGGCCACCTGAAACATTCTTAAGAAAATATTGGCTGGCTCTACATCCTGAACTGTGCCCTTTTCTGATATGCTTTTTCTTTGCATGATGGGGTCTTTCTCCCTCACTCGGCTACCTACCTAGCTTTGCTTTCGGTCTAGAAATTAGCCAGGAAATCTTACCGAAATCTAGAGCAGCCGAATCCACCACTGACACTGATTACCTTGGAATCTCCATAATGCTCAAAATTCGCTAATCATGCTGCCCACACCCACCACACCACACCGCTAGGTCCCCTGAAAACGCTGCCAGCCGATTTTCAATGACGGCGACCGGTACGGTCTtcgtcctcgtcaccggcgtcCTTGTCAGTCGTCCTTTCCGGTAGGATATCAGGCGATCAGGGTTTCAAGGGGGGCTGAAGATTGCCATAAAAAATGTGCCTGTGCTTGCTTCACTTTGTGCCACTAAAGAGAAGCGCGGCTCCCTGAAGAGGTCCAATGTACCATCATTCCATTCCTGACGTTTCTTAAGTTGGAAGCATTTTGCATCACTCTTTTGGAAGAAAGCAAAGGGAGAAGAGATGTGTTCGGTTTGGGTTGGGCCTTTGTTTATGTCAACCCGTTCGGGGGGTTGCGTAATCGCGTGCGCCGGTACTGTTTAAGGATGAACAGGTCACACTAGTCCTGATTAAAGATGGGATTACAATCATAGGGAAGCAACCTTTCTGGTGCAAAAAAAGGAGTGGCTTTCTTTTGGGCAAATGATGGTGATGCATGGTTTCCTTCTTGCCAGGTTAGGTTAAGATCCTCAACCTGCCAGGTCACCCAATGATTGAATGGATGATCATTGATCAGCAAGGAGGAATAGAATGAGAGGCACAATCCCATCAGATAAAAGCAATCTTCATCTTTAGGAGTACCATCATAAGCCAATGATTAGATCTCAACTTAACAAGGAAAACTTTGTGCAACAAAATGGTACACTGATTATTCCAGAGGACAAGTGGTTCTCTTTATTCTCGTACAGGTGTATCATATTTACAATTTAGTTTTACATGATCGTCGACTTTACACTGTGCAGCGCACAAAGGATAAGATACTGTGTATTTTGGGGCTGGAATCTAAATATGTAGAGATCTgcctacaaaaagaaaaacaattctGCCATTTATTGGCAGTACAACATCCTAAATTGGAGGGGCGGGATTCAGATGCTGTGGTCTGAAGGTGCTTCTTGCAAAGTGCCAAAGTTTATTCCTTAAGAGGTCCCTTCTGGTTTACTGTTCCTGTCAACCAATATCAAAGAGCCATGTCCACGTTAGAATCTCAGATGGTTTATGGATTTCCACTTACTTTTTCAGCAAAAGTGACCCCAGGCTATAAGCCTATAAAGCATATACAAAATGTGGGCTATCTTGTCAGGATCTCATTTAAGATATAACTTTTGCAAGTGACCACACTAGGACTTGTCAGGATCTCATTTAAGATATAACTTTTGCAAGTGACCACACTAGGATGTGAAATATTGGCATATATCTGAAAAGAGTGCAATACTCTGAATAACCAAGGTTTTCTAGAAAGCACCCTGAAAGCAATCCAGCTACTTATCTTGTCTAGATTTCATGTCAGAACAATGTGTTGTAAAGTTGCAGGAAGAAATCAGAAAAGAATGCAATGTCTGAACTACAAAATATGTTTGCTATCTAGTATTTGTATTTCTAGTCTGAATTTCCTAGAAACCAGCATGAAATCATTCCATTCAAAGTTTCAGCAGCTCTCAACCACAGGTGTAATTTAACATTTGATATCAAACTGGTTGCCACCACAGCTATTTGTCAACTACCAGCAACAAACTCTGCAccatttttttggcaaaacaaTGATATGTTGTTCATAAGTTCGAAGCAGTTCTTAGTCCCTGAGATAAAGGAATGTTATTAGGGAATAGCCACATATTGCCATGAATGAAAGGTAGGCTGGTAATTTCAGATGTTGGCACTATGgatgaaagaaaaacatgaagaCTCTAGGGAgaccaaaaaaaatctagatcAAATAATACATCATAATAGTTTGAATTTCCTCTATTCAACAACTTGACCCCGTACAGGTAACGTCTGGATTGAAAACAATGCTTATTGATGTATGATTTGCAATTAGTAGTGAATTGAATGATGAAAAGCAGAAAGTATCATATGCACTTCTAAATTTTAATCATAACTCAGATTTGTTATGCTATGAAAAATATTACTTTAATAGGGTAGCAGATGAGTATTTATATAACTGAGCAGGGGTAGCATTACAATAATTTGACACCGAAAATGTGGCCGACTCAGGAACCTGCAAAATGGGAACACTACTGCAGGACATCGGCCCAGCTTTGTTAACTCATCTGCTACCCTATTAAATCTCACTTCTCAAGCCAGAACCTGGCAAAACTGAGGCCAGCTACTTGATACTATATGACATTGACATTATTTTCTTCTATAATCTATCCAATGCTATCCAGATATTCCCAAAAAGTTTGATCGAAAATTTAGAACGTCCAAAACAATATAGCCACTGTAACCCCGTTAAATTAATTATGCTTTTTAAGAGTGCCTACAATTCTATCACGGATTGCTGCTCCACACCCTCAAATGCAGCTGTGAAAATAACAGCCAGTGCGACATCTTAACATATTTTATCATTCCATAGCCATTTTCTTAGATAGAAACCTGCTTCCTATTCCCAGGAAATGAGATACACAATTTAGTGAACTGTCTAGGTTTCTTTGAATTGGGACACAACACTTTTACTTCAGCATCAACATTTGACTTGCATGGACACAAGGACCACAATGCGCAGACAGGGCCGTCGACGGGCATGAGCAAAGTGCTCGACCGCTCAGGGCCCTCAAAAAAATGGGCCCCCAAAATCGAGTAGTTAATTAGGATATTAATAgagggaaaaaagaaacaatcgATAATCGCGGTCATGCACGTCTCCCGCGGAGGAAAAATAGGAAACCGCCCTGCCGCTTCGCTCGCTGTGTGACTTCGATCCGGCAGCGCTTCGTCTAATGGTCTGCTTGCTGGCTTTGGATTGCTGATGTGCGCTTGTTGGTCATCTCTGTGCTTCTCTCGCCTGCGTGGTTGGGACACTGCGCTTGCATTCCGCATTGACGGCCCGTCGCGTCCATCTGTGTCCTCCATCCAGATCCGGCGAGTTGGCAACACTGTGCGCTGCGCAGGCAATCTCTGGTCTCCACAATCCAATTAATCATTTTGCACAAGGCGATCAAATTCCCGAACATAATAAGGTCAATATTGTTCTCTACTTCTCTATTGATTCGTTACGTCAATACAATCGATTTCAATTTCCAGGCCTGATCAATTGATCGATTTTGTAAATTGTAATTACCATTGATCAGTTTAGTTATCCGGAGTTGTCTAAGTTTTAGAACAAATGTTTCAAGATCGCTCCCGGGCCCCGAATTCATGGAGACGGCTCTGTGCACAGATAACACCACCTTCAGAGTTTAGATACCTTTAGCAGATGCCCTAGCCTAAGTAGCACACAAATTTCAGGTGAACAGAGAGCTAATGCTTCACATCCTCAAAAGTCAGGTTGACCTATTGGATCAAACCAATTCAACCTTTATATACTACCGCACCCAGCTCAAACTGCAAGACTGTAGTGCAATCCCAAAGAACGACACAGCTAATGCAGCAAACCTCAAGGCAAGTGGGCAATATATAGCCTAAGTGACAGCAGAACTGTAATAccccctccattcctaaatataagatgttctagcattgtcctaagtcaaacttcttaaaattcgaccaagtttatagaaaaatctaccataagttttattaaatccgtcatgatatatatcttcatagtacacttatttgattttgtagatgttagtacatttttctaaTAAGAACGGAAGTAGTAACAAGCATATATACTCATGAACAATTGCTGGCATCAACACACGGCTAACCATGAGTACACCGATCTAATCTACAATGTGCATCGCAACTATCTCAGCCTTGCCAATACTGACATACTCAATCTTGGGTCGAATTGAGCGGAAGTGAATTGAACTCGATAGCTTGGGGGCTAGAGCCTTCACCTCTGGGCTTGCGACTCGTAGAACCTGGCGATGCGGCCGCGGTTGAGGGGCTTGGGCTTGACGGGCTTCTTCCGGCGCAGTCCGGTAATCTCCTGCACAAGTGGGACATGCACCAGCACCGTCCTCCACGCCACGTACCAGCCTGGGGCTCAACAAATAACCAAAGACGAGAAATTTCAATCAGGAACCCACCCAGCCAGAGCGCATACGGACGAGACGAGGAGATGGAAAGAGCCTCCGTACTGAGTACGATGAAggagatgacgaaggcaacGGCAAGAAAGGGGCGGAGGATAAACAGCACGGTGAgctcccacgccgccgccaggttgcCACCGGCCATAGCGCCGCCGGCCTTTCGGTCGGGGAGAGGAAAGGGATCAAGCAAAAGGAATCTCGTGCTGGGAGAGGAAGGGGTCAGCAAATGAGTCCATGACGTGTGGGTCCCCACACAGAGGAGAGCAAGCAAGCCCGGTTCGAACAAGGAAACGTACCAGGCAAAACAGTTGGTTGCTAGGGGGTGTAACCGTGCGAACTGTAATAGGACAGGATTCCGACTGAGTACTGATAAAATCATGTTTGCTCATATCCCCTTGTAAGTGTATGGCTCCAAATTCGATTCGACTATTGTTCCAATCAGATTAAGATGTTTACGCAATCCCCACATCAGAAGGAGCCATAGCCAAAGCCAATGGCAATAACCTTGTACGCTCACATCACATAGAACATGAATACATGATAGGCCATGTGACTTGTTACATGACCTATCAGAGATGAATCCAATTAAATTTCTGGTTGCAATTTGGCTCGCGATACTCTGTGCACCTCCATTTTATGGAAGATGCGCCAGGACAATCATACAACAGAATCACAATACCGCCACCAGCACGCACACAGGAAAACAAGATTGGAACCGATGACTCCTGGTGAATGGGATGTTGATGTGGTCAAGATTCAAGATACCTTCTAATGAGTTCCTGCTGTAAGAAGATTTTTGCCATCAGGCTCCGAGAATCGTGTTGGATGGTTGGAAACATTTCTCAGCACTTCAGCTCAACAAAAGAAATTGCATCTGTTGATGAAGCAATCATGCCACGCATTCTGAATCACTCCTAATCCAACATTCTTTGGCATTCCTGCAAAAACTGATATATAACCTGTGAACAGATTAACAGTGTGATCCCCGAAAAGAACCGCAAAAGAAGGCAAACCTTGGTACTCATGATGTCTTATGTCCGCATTTCAACAGTCTTTCCCCCACGCTTCCTCTTGGCAGGTTTTGTGGCATCACTGGGAACTTCTGCAGCCAGGAGTTTTTGTGTAGGCAGCTGACCGATGAAAAGAACGTTCTGTGCCCAACCGGCATAACTCCCAAATTTAGCGACAAATGCATCAGCAACAACAATACTGAGTTTTGGTGTCAAGCTCTTGCCAGCTAGCTCAGGCAACAGGTATTGTGTAGCAACCTGTGTTAAACTCACATGGTTAGGTTTGAAGACTGAAACAGAATAGGCTTTagaatcatatactccctccgtcccatattatgactttctattacatgtatctagacgtttttatgaatagatacatccatatttggacaaatttgagtcatttaatatgggacggagggagtagaacatATGCATAGATTCCTTTTCCTTAGTCTGCCTCCTCAAggttgaaatatattttccaaTGCCACGCGGATTATTTTCATTTCAAAATAGGACATTTATTGTCCATAAATTTCAGTAGTGATTGGTTTATTTGCCCGTTTCAAAGGATgaaattttatttcaaaatagcATCCATGGATCCATCACCCATGCAATTTAATCATAATCAACTTGGAAGTGTGTAAGATGTTACCATGGTCCAAATGGCTGAAATGAAATTATGTAGCTAACACCTTAAATGGGTCTaacaaaatagaaaaggaCTACTGTAACTAATTCCAACTCTGCCCATCAAAACCACCTAATTTTCTTACAATGGGCAAAGAGTAAAGTGGTAGAAAGGCAAAGCAGATTGAGCTGTTATTACAGCATGAATACAACAAATGTTTGATCGATATAGTATACCTTCCAGACATGTGTATCAACAGGAATAGCCTGATTCTTATCCAGGGAGAACAGAGCAATACAGGCTGCAACTTTTGGGCCAACGCCTGGCAGGGTGCAAAGACCCTCAATCACCTCTGGAAGTTCCCTGTCACGTAACAAGGCAAGCCATTTCTCACCACCGCCAGGCTTGGCCATCAATTCTGTAGCAGTGCCAACGATGTACTTTGCCCTGCGCATATATTAGCACACAGCATTTGCTCAAATCAGCAAAGTATGAACTATCTAGACACAACAGATACTCAATATGATGTTGACCATCAATTGAAAATCGATATCTTTATGCCTGCTATAAAGTTTGTTTCCCCAACGTTGAAATTTTAGTGCACAAATAGTTAAATGTGAAACAGAGAttctatacatacatatatgtaaACAAACAGTACAACATAGGAATACCAATACCATTATTGCCAACATAAATGCTCATCGCTTGATTTTGATCCTCAAAGGAAATACTGTAGATCAAAGACAACATAACAATGCAACTGAACTAACAGCAGGTAGATGGAAATTCGCGATCCACACGGACCACGTGACCACCTCACAGGCTCACAAGCTAGGAGTTTGATCATCTCAAGCAAATGAGGCTACAATAAAACCAGACTAGCTTGCTGAATTCAACACAAAGAAGTACCAATGCGTAGAGCGTAGTATAAATTGCAACTAGAAGCAGACAGAGAACACCAGCTGACCTGTAGCCAAAGCCGGCGTCCCGAAGCTCCTGCTCCGACACCTGCGCGAGCTGCTCGATGGTGGGAAACCGGTGGAACACGAAcccgccgacctcgccgagcCGCTCCCCATAGCCGGCCAGCGTCCACACCATCTTCTCGATCCGCGCGATGTTGTTGTTGGAGgagcagaggaactggaacaAGCACTCGACCGGGTCTTGCCTGAGCACCCgagcgccaccgcctccgAGCCGCGCCGCGACCTCGGCGAAgcgcgcgtcggcggcggtgaacTGGCGCCAGAGGTCGGCGAGCGGGACGGTGGCATTCAGGTAGTCGCAGAtcgcggcgcgggcggtggCCACGGAGCAAGAGGAGGTGTCGGCATCGTCGttgtggaggaggaaggcgaggccgccgtccgggaggtgggagagggagaggaggtgcGAGCCCACGGCGCCGGTGAAGCGGAGCGGGGAGAGGGAGGTGCGGCGCCAGAGGAAGGTCTGTCCGGTGGGGAGagtgagagggaggaagaggtcGCCGGCGGAAAGAGGGAGGGGGTGCCACTCTTCTGGTTGTGCGTCGCCGTCgaggggaaggcggcggcgggcgggcggagGGTGCTGCTGAGGGGTTTCGAGTTTGGGGGTTTCTGAGAATGGGGTGGGCGGTGGGGTGGAGGAGAGGACGGGAGGGATGGGTGGCAGGGCCGGcccggcgaggcggcggcggcggcgagggggcatggcggggacggcggcgatgcgaggggagagagggagacgCATGGTAGACGTTCGTATACTCTGCGCGAAGGCGGAAACACGCGATTACACATCCGTCGCCTGAAAATTGGACGTTCCGTGCATTCCGTGGCTGTGACTGTGAGTGGCCAAGACGATCGCAAAACAATGCAACTGACACGCTCATCCTGTATTCGATCAAGGGCCGATCTATCATCCATGAGTTGGATGCaactgaagaaaagaaaaggacaagaagaagaaaaaatggttgCATCGTGATCGTGGGGAGCCGAGCAACAAAGATGGATGGGATATGTTTGACAGTTCGAGACGGTATTATGATGTTTTGCTCACCATGcgtctattttttttctttatctcACTGGCATGTGATTAGTAGATACATCCGGCAGTGATTCTCGCCCTGCCATCCACGCACTTATCTCTCTCATTTCTCTGACACATTTATCTCTCATGTATCTCACCTCTCTAACATATTTGCCTCTCTCATCTTGCCGCTGGGACCGTGATTGAGAAGGTACTTAGTACTCGCTAAACGTAGCATCGATGTGTCTTGGCAGTGTTGTTAAAATTGATGATTTCTGTGATGAATAAAATTGATGACGTACCTGTCGTATACCTTGATGTATTTGgtggaaagaaaaatatcgCTATACCTCATAGCCTCACACCACGTGCAAAAAGCTGGAGAGAAgtagagaagagagaaagatTGTCAGGTATAGTCATATCTCTCAATGAAGAAAGAATAAACTACGGTTTGCTTTACTAAACTACGAAGTACACCTTTAGTTACTCCTTTAATAGCTGGCACACATCTAAAAAATTAATCATGTGGCTATGAGGATGGATGTAGATCACATACGTGTGTCATTTTCGGGTTACAGCCAGAAGGCGTGACACGTTTTTCTATGGGGAGCAATTAGTCTATCACAATTATGACAAAAGTTggctaaaaaataaatctacaACATGTGGTTTAAGGAGTTATGAAAGTACATCATGTGACGATTGAGGCTGTAACCTAACATTTTCTAACATGTTTGCCTATGGTTTGGCAAAGCTTGGCTATGACCAACATGCCCCGCTGTCACCAAATGTTAGTTTTGCtaacaatttattttttatgatCAACGATCTGGCTTTATTTATTGATTGAACCCTGGTCACACTAGCATTGTGTCCGTCAACATCGTGTGGTGAGCGGTTGACAGGTAATCATTGAGAGATCATGTTTGACATAATATCTTCCCTCCTACAGAAAAAAATACTAATTTGGTGTCGGCAATTCGTCATCTTTTAACTACAtcacttgttgatttggcGCAAATTCTCAAGACAAAACATAGTagtttatacaaatccacttcatttattttgggatggagggagtataaattaTACAATATGATCGAAAATAACAGATGATAGTGCAACGTTTATTTTAAACATGTACTGTCATTTTTTAACATGTATTAGCAATGCAGGGATGATGCGCAAGTATTACTCAAATTTTCGAAAAGTATAACAAGAACCGGACGAGACACGCCTGCACAAACAGAACAACATCTGTCTTTTTGTTACCAAGACGTGAGGAACACCAGGGGCTGCTACAATAGGAAAATGTGGTTTTGTGTTGCTTATGTAGCGGTACATAAAACAATGCAGCTGGTTCACATGCTCATCCTGTACTCTGGTCAATCTCTGGACAAATGACACTCCGTAtattccaacaaaaaaaaaggcagatcCGTCAAGACCAACGCTCTCAGCTCCCGAGCAGAGATGTCAAGAATGCCAGCCCTGCGATGACGATCATAATGTTGAGGAAGTAGTTAGACTGCAGAGCCTTCTCCGGGCTGCCTCCAAgcccctcgtactccgccctGATCTTCTGCTTCATCGTGTCCGACAGCTCCGTCTGCAATTTCACGGAGCAGGCAGTTTCTCAGCATCCTACTTCCTTACGTTTAGCATCCAGCTGGGCCTGGATTGTACAAGTGCAAACCTTTTTGTAGGAGTATTTGGCGGCAACGAAGGGTTCTGGCTGCGACGCTGCTCCATTGTTATCATCTGCTGGTGCTGGATCAGCATCAGcaaccttcttctcctccaccgGGGCGTCACCCTTGTCATCGTCCAACGAGATTCCCTGCATGATATTATCAAACCACACGTTAGGTTTTACAAGAACTTGAGCAGCTACGCAAAACTGAACACTGAAAATAGGACGAGCAAGCAAGCATGGCATATGCTGGAAGAGCTAAAGAACTGGATTGCCTTCCTGGTGATTTTGCTCCATTTGGCAAAGTCTCCCTTATTAGGTAAGTTTGACAAGAACCCCCAAATATGGCAAAcaaccaaacaggccctaaACAGGGTTCACCTCAGGAGGATCAAACTTTGCACCAAGGTTGCTGAGTTTAGCATGGGCTTCAGCGTAGTCTTTGAAGAATGCCTCTTGGTCTTCTGCGTACTTCTCTGCATATACCTGCGTGCATGCGTGTTTCAGATTCTCAGATTCAACTAGAAGTACCACCGTTTCATAGCATCCTCACCAGTCACAAATTAAGCATAATCAGGTATACCTTGAATGATGGGTCCTCAAATAATGCAGCATCTGTAGGCAATACTAGAAGATCCTGATCCCTTTGCTCTTTTATGTCCTGAAACATTGTTAACCGTTCGAACCATCCGAGACTCAAATGAATAATTTAACTCGCAAGTCTTGAAGAAAATGGAACACACCTTGAAATAACTGTTGTCAAACTTCAACCATTCAGCTGTCCATGACTGACCTCCAGGTTCACCGGGCCCATCCTTCTGTACACACAATAGCAGAACAGCTTAGTTTTCTCAGATGATCACCGATCGACCGTCAGTTCAAATTAATCACATGATCACATCCAAGTAAGATCAAGGACTCAAAGATTTTGAAAACACAacattcttttttatttttcttcaagcCTCTAAATGTGTGCCAGAAGAGTGGTGGTGACCAGgcaaccaaaaccaaaactaACAGAAAACTCCTAACGAACTAAAAACCAAAGGGAGAAGCTAGGAGGTTAGGATTTCAGGGGGGTTTGGTTTTGTGTGCCATGAGGCTTCTAAGCACATTGTGGTTTTTAAATAGAAAAATTATAGCAACACTGTGCATTTCTTTCCAACTCGATTATAGGATATGCAGAATCCCCACAGGTCTCGAAAGAGCAGTTGTGGGTCTATAGTCTATACCCACATGTACAGTAGTAAACGCTGTATGGGACTGACATTTTTCACTCAtattacaaaaaataaattaatgcCCTGCAGCTTTAAACCCGATAAAGAGACC includes:
- the LOC100827177 gene encoding uncharacterized protein LOC100827177 isoform X1, with the translated sequence MAGGNLAAAWELTVLFILRPFLAVAFVISFIVLSWYVAWRTVLVHVPLVQEITGLRRKKPVKPKPLNRGRIARFYESQAQSKPEGTS
- the LOC100836671 gene encoding N-glycosylase/DNA lyase OGG1 yields the protein MRLPLSPRIAAVPAMPPRRRRRLAGPALPPIPPVLSSTPPPTPFSETPKLETPQQHPPPARRRLPLDGDAQPEEWHPLPLSAGDLFLPLTLPTGQTFLWRRTSLSPLRFTGAVGSHLLSLSHLPDGGLAFLLHNDDADTSSCSVATARAAICDYLNATVPLADLWRQFTAADARFAEVAARLGGGGARVLRQDPVECLFQFLCSSNNNIARIEKMVWTLAGYGERLGEVGGFVFHRFPTIEQLAQVSEQELRDAGFGYRAKYIVGTATELMAKPGGGEKWLALLRDRELPEVIEGLCTLPGVGPKVAACIALFSLDKNQAIPVDTHVWKVATQYLLPELAGKSLTPKLSIVVADAFVAKFGSYAGWAQNVLFIGQLPTQKLLAAEVPSDATKPAKRKRGGKTVEMRT
- the LOC100827177 gene encoding uncharacterized protein LOC100827177 isoform X2 → MAGGNLAAAWELTVLFILRPFLAVAFVISFIVLSWYVAWRTVLVHVPLVQEITGLRRKKPVKPKPLNRGRIARFYESQAQRNSKPEGTS